A single region of the Natronorubrum daqingense genome encodes:
- a CDS encoding DsrE/DsrF/DrsH-like family protein, which yields MSTDEPVTTTDETETGAELDPAELAELRERVDELEASMATLDGGDGQKKMVIVATQGSFDMAYPPLILGSTAAAFGWEVIVFHTFWGLDILHEEKSKTLKLSAVGNPNMPVPNALAAIPGMDRMATRMMEKKIDENGTATIEELIDLSLESGVDLQACQMTIELMDYDEEDFYDGVTTGVGAATALQHMAESDIQLLV from the coding sequence ATGAGTACGGACGAACCGGTGACGACGACCGACGAGACCGAGACCGGCGCAGAGCTCGACCCCGCCGAGTTAGCGGAACTTCGCGAACGAGTCGACGAACTCGAGGCGTCGATGGCCACATTGGACGGCGGTGACGGACAGAAGAAGATGGTCATCGTCGCTACCCAGGGAAGTTTCGATATGGCGTATCCGCCGCTGATCCTCGGGAGCACGGCCGCCGCGTTCGGCTGGGAGGTCATCGTCTTCCACACCTTTTGGGGACTCGACATTCTCCACGAGGAGAAATCGAAGACCCTCAAACTGAGTGCCGTCGGCAACCCGAACATGCCGGTTCCGAACGCACTCGCCGCGATTCCGGGCATGGACCGCATGGCCACGCGAATGATGGAAAAGAAGATCGACGAGAACGGCACGGCCACCATCGAGGAACTCATCGACCTCTCACTCGAGAGCGGCGTCGACCTCCAGGCGTGCCAGATGACGATCGAACTGATGGACTACGACGAAGAGGACTTCTACGACGGCGTCACGACGGGCGTCGGTGCGGCCACCGCGTTACAGCACATGGCCGAATCCGATATTCAGCTGCTGGTCTAA
- a CDS encoding potassium channel family protein, whose translation MEDWRRRIGLALTAVAAIVLTYSVIYRWAMLTFEGQEVPIYKSVQVVIESLTTAGFGGHAPWESTVLNFLVIGMNLTGVLLVFLGLPLFAIPLLRQGLQTEPPTTSELTDHVIICGHSARDDVLRKELDEVGIPCVFIEQDPDLITELAESGIEAIHGDPEQIETLRAANATDARALVADVNDEANPTVILSALRVNPELRIISVVRDYKTASYHEYSGADEVVLARQQLGDAFGRRATTSFAEKLRNVIHVENDYEITELLVEEGSDLAGQTIREANIFGQTDLTIIGVWLGGKFVISPNPDTVLEENTILLVAGEHSDFDSLTARSIPTHHHPSHVIICGYGTVGWSVAETLEESGISASIIDREDRDAVDVVGDATNPETYEKVDIEDAETIVLSLDDDTTTIYSTLVIRELAPDIEIIARADDPDTVWKLYNAGADYVLSLPTITGEILASYLIDKVEIVTPQVRFEFIRSKAPSLVGESLSDVDLRRQTGCTVIAVERDDELKTDLSAGFVVSDNDILIAGGSEKAIRNFKRFVTK comes from the coding sequence ATGGAAGATTGGAGACGGCGTATTGGATTGGCACTTACTGCTGTCGCCGCCATTGTACTTACGTATTCTGTCATTTATCGGTGGGCAATGCTGACGTTTGAAGGACAGGAGGTTCCAATATATAAGTCGGTTCAGGTTGTCATCGAATCGCTAACCACGGCCGGATTCGGCGGCCACGCACCGTGGGAAAGCACTGTATTGAACTTCCTGGTTATCGGAATGAATCTCACGGGTGTCCTGCTCGTTTTCTTGGGCCTCCCTTTGTTCGCTATCCCACTTCTCCGACAAGGACTCCAAACAGAGCCACCGACGACAAGCGAGTTGACCGATCACGTCATCATCTGTGGTCATTCGGCACGAGATGATGTGCTGAGAAAAGAACTCGACGAAGTCGGGATACCGTGTGTCTTCATCGAACAGGATCCGGACCTGATCACGGAACTTGCAGAGAGCGGTATCGAGGCGATTCACGGGGACCCAGAACAGATCGAAACCCTCCGTGCCGCCAATGCAACTGACGCTCGTGCGCTCGTCGCGGACGTCAACGACGAGGCCAATCCGACAGTTATCCTCTCGGCACTTCGGGTCAATCCAGAGTTACGAATTATCAGCGTCGTCCGGGACTACAAGACGGCATCGTATCACGAGTATTCAGGCGCAGACGAGGTTGTGCTGGCTCGACAACAACTTGGGGATGCCTTCGGTAGACGGGCGACGACCTCTTTTGCTGAGAAACTTCGGAACGTCATTCACGTCGAAAATGACTACGAGATCACAGAGCTATTAGTCGAAGAGGGGAGCGATCTGGCGGGGCAAACGATCAGAGAGGCGAATATCTTTGGCCAAACCGACCTCACGATCATCGGGGTATGGCTCGGCGGGAAGTTCGTCATCTCGCCAAACCCGGACACGGTTCTCGAAGAGAATACAATTCTTCTCGTCGCCGGCGAACACAGCGATTTCGATAGTCTAACTGCCCGATCAATTCCGACGCATCACCACCCCTCTCACGTCATTATCTGCGGGTACGGCACTGTCGGCTGGTCCGTCGCTGAGACGCTCGAGGAATCAGGTATTTCAGCGAGTATAATCGACCGTGAAGATCGGGATGCGGTCGATGTGGTCGGAGATGCTACTAACCCCGAAACGTACGAGAAGGTGGACATCGAGGACGCAGAGACCATCGTGCTTTCCTTGGACGATGACACGACGACAATTTACTCGACACTAGTCATCCGGGAGTTGGCTCCCGATATCGAAATTATCGCTCGAGCAGACGATCCAGACACTGTCTGGAAATTGTACAACGCTGGTGCAGACTACGTCTTATCACTTCCGACGATTACTGGCGAGATACTCGCATCGTACCTGATCGACAAAGTCGAAATCGTTACCCCACAGGTGCGTTTCGAGTTCATTCGCTCGAAAGCACCGTCTCTCGTCGGAGAAAGTCTCAGCGATGTCGATCTTCGCAGACAAACCGGGTGTACAGTGATCGCTGTCGAGAGAGATGATGAGTTGAAAACCGATCTGAGTGCAGGTTTCGTTGTCAGCGACAACGATATCCTCATCGCTGGAGGGAGTGAGAAGGCAATTAGAAATTTCAAGCGATTTGTCACAAAGTGA
- a CDS encoding YeeE/YedE family protein has translation MGRNRHPLFMPLIFVGGLLFGFGLGFSHMARPEVVLNFLQFEDFGLLFVMGGAAVVTGIAFALVPRLFDRAPLTGDTYGRRLKSFDRNVLIGGAIFGVGWGLSGICPGAAYASLGVGNVTIVWALAGMFVGAYLQGYWRSQRAASETTPAGAD, from the coding sequence ATGGGCCGAAATCGACACCCTCTGTTCATGCCGCTGATCTTCGTCGGCGGCTTGCTCTTCGGCTTCGGCCTCGGCTTCAGCCACATGGCTCGCCCCGAGGTCGTCCTGAACTTCCTGCAGTTCGAGGACTTCGGACTGCTGTTCGTCATGGGTGGCGCGGCGGTCGTCACCGGCATCGCCTTCGCGCTGGTGCCGCGGCTGTTCGACCGCGCCCCGTTGACGGGCGACACCTACGGTCGACGGCTGAAATCGTTCGACCGCAACGTCCTGATCGGCGGCGCGATTTTCGGCGTCGGCTGGGGACTCTCGGGAATCTGTCCCGGCGCGGCCTACGCCAGCCTCGGCGTCGGTAACGTCACGATCGTCTGGGCGCTGGCCGGGATGTTCGTCGGCGCGTACCTTCAGGGGTACTGGCGCAGTCAGCGCGCTGCGTCCGAGACAACTCCTGCGGGCGCAGATTGA
- a CDS encoding vitamin K epoxide reductase family protein, which translates to MTEHVSKTSAAQPSAPRQYVNKLLGAFLAIAVVGWGASIFLTAVHFWALPLPSEITPEGSMAVITSTWAYVGPIPLALLGAGYYATMIVLGGLWLETKHDLLERGIFLLTVGGLAASAYFVYLQLGVIGAICPFCMISAAATTSLFAIEVIVKYAGGGSIAPAVSSTRIWPPLMGATIAVTVAAMYGITLAPIPGV; encoded by the coding sequence ATGACCGAACACGTCTCCAAGACGAGCGCAGCACAGCCGTCCGCTCCGCGTCAGTACGTGAACAAACTCCTGGGAGCGTTCCTCGCTATCGCGGTGGTTGGCTGGGGAGCCAGCATCTTTCTCACGGCGGTGCACTTCTGGGCACTCCCGCTCCCGTCCGAGATCACGCCCGAGGGAAGCATGGCCGTCATCACGAGCACGTGGGCCTACGTCGGCCCCATCCCGCTGGCGTTGCTCGGAGCCGGCTACTACGCGACGATGATCGTCCTCGGCGGCCTCTGGCTCGAGACGAAACACGACCTGCTCGAGCGCGGAATCTTCCTGCTCACGGTCGGTGGACTCGCCGCGTCGGCGTACTTCGTCTACCTCCAACTCGGCGTGATCGGAGCGATCTGTCCGTTCTGTATGATCTCCGCGGCCGCGACGACGAGCCTGTTCGCGATCGAAGTGATCGTGAAGTACGCAGGCGGCGGGAGTATCGCGCCAGCCGTCTCGAGTACGCGTATCTGGCCGCCGCTGATGGGCGCGACGATCGCCGTGACGGTCGCGGCGATGTACGGCATCACGCTCGCACCGATTCCGGGCGTCTAA
- a CDS encoding YeeE/YedE family protein has protein sequence MGTELFVPALYESLFPAGISRYAVGGLLVGLGAVVIYLGTGITAGASTFLESTLSYVSDQSRFQRYRASRDWRIVFTVGIVAGAAVYALTFQSGLVSSGLYESGATGQLHDVGGVTVWLTDVQPWRLFLGGILVGIGTRIGKGCTSGHGVCGVGSASKTSIVGVMTFLIVAIGTAQVAMALGVSP, from the coding sequence ATGGGAACTGAACTCTTCGTCCCCGCACTCTACGAGTCGCTGTTCCCCGCCGGGATCAGTCGCTACGCCGTCGGGGGGCTGCTCGTCGGCCTCGGCGCCGTCGTCATCTACCTCGGCACGGGCATTACGGCCGGTGCGAGCACGTTCCTCGAGTCGACGCTGTCGTACGTCTCGGATCAATCGCGCTTCCAGCGTTATCGCGCCTCGCGTGACTGGCGGATCGTCTTTACCGTTGGAATCGTCGCCGGCGCGGCCGTCTACGCACTCACGTTCCAGTCAGGGCTGGTCTCGAGTGGGCTCTACGAGTCCGGCGCGACCGGCCAGTTGCACGACGTCGGCGGGGTTACCGTCTGGCTGACCGACGTGCAGCCGTGGCGGCTGTTTCTGGGCGGGATTCTCGTCGGCATCGGCACCCGGATCGGCAAGGGCTGTACGTCGGGCCACGGCGTCTGCGGCGTCGGTTCGGCCTCGAAAACGTCCATCGTCGGCGTGATGACGTTCCTGATCGTGGCGATCGGAACGGCGCAGGTCGCGATGGCACTGGGGGTGTCGCCATAG
- a CDS encoding MBL fold metallo-hydrolase: MDDMDFPVPDADVESVTPAELKGRIDAGEDVTLLDARMESDYEEWRINGETVSSINVPYFQFLDEEIDGDVLAQIPDDREVTVLCAKGGASEFVAGSLKEAGYDVNHLEEGMNGWARIYEAVEVERYDGAGTLYQYQRPSSGCLGYLVVDDGEAAVIDPLRAFTDRYLEDAAELSSTSPVSQARQDATELDVDLKYAIDTHIHADHISGLRTLVEEGVEGVVPAAAVDRGVTYADEMTRAEDGDEFQVGDVTIETVSTPGHTSGMTSYLIDDSLLATGDTLFVESVARPDLEDGDEGAQDAAKQLYESLQERVLSLPDETLVGGAHVSDSAVPAEDGTYTAPIGQLEEDMAALTMNEDEFVELILSDMPPRPANYEEIIATNLGQRETGDEEAFELELGPNNCAASQESLAGD; this comes from the coding sequence ATGGACGATATGGACTTTCCAGTGCCGGACGCCGACGTCGAATCGGTGACACCAGCCGAGCTTAAAGGGCGTATCGACGCGGGTGAGGACGTAACGCTTCTCGACGCCCGAATGGAGTCGGACTACGAGGAGTGGCGCATCAACGGAGAGACGGTTTCGTCGATTAACGTCCCGTACTTCCAGTTCTTGGACGAAGAGATCGACGGCGACGTTCTTGCACAGATACCCGACGACCGCGAAGTCACGGTGCTCTGTGCGAAAGGCGGCGCCAGCGAATTCGTCGCCGGTTCGCTCAAAGAAGCGGGCTACGACGTCAACCACCTCGAGGAGGGGATGAACGGCTGGGCGCGCATCTACGAGGCCGTCGAAGTCGAGCGCTACGACGGTGCGGGGACGCTCTATCAGTACCAGCGCCCCTCTTCTGGTTGTCTCGGCTACCTCGTCGTCGACGACGGCGAAGCGGCCGTCATCGATCCGCTGCGTGCGTTTACCGATCGCTATCTCGAGGACGCCGCGGAACTGAGTTCCACGAGCCCTGTCTCGCAAGCTCGACAGGACGCCACAGAACTCGACGTCGATTTGAAGTACGCCATCGACACGCACATCCACGCGGACCACATCTCGGGCCTTCGAACCCTCGTCGAAGAGGGCGTCGAGGGCGTCGTTCCCGCGGCCGCAGTCGACCGCGGCGTCACCTACGCCGACGAGATGACCCGCGCGGAGGACGGCGACGAGTTCCAGGTCGGCGACGTCACCATCGAGACTGTCTCCACGCCCGGCCACACGTCCGGGATGACCTCGTACCTGATCGACGACTCGCTGCTCGCCACCGGCGACACGCTGTTCGTCGAAAGTGTCGCCAGACCCGACCTCGAAGACGGCGACGAGGGAGCCCAAGACGCCGCAAAACAGCTCTACGAGTCCCTGCAGGAGCGCGTACTTTCGCTCCCCGACGAGACGCTCGTCGGCGGCGCGCACGTCAGTGACTCCGCCGTCCCCGCCGAAGACGGCACGTACACGGCACCGATCGGCCAACTCGAGGAGGACATGGCCGCCCTGACGATGAACGAAGACGAGTTCGTCGAGTTGATTCTCTCGGACATGCCGCCGCGTCCGGCCAACTACGAGGAGATAATCGCAACGAACCTCGGTCAGCGAGAGACCGGCGACGAGGAGGCGTTCGAACTCGAGCTCGGCCCGAACAACTGCGCCGCCAGCCAGGAGTCGCTGGCCGGTGACTAA
- the trxA gene encoding thioredoxin → MATETQNGSSGASLEEPLHIESEAHLEDVVDDHNVVLVDFFATWCGPCQMLEPVLETLAAETDAVIAKVDVDEHQQLAGAYGVRGVPTLALFADGEQVEQQTGALPEDHLRDLIERHTE, encoded by the coding sequence ATGGCAACTGAGACACAAAACGGCTCATCCGGCGCATCGCTCGAGGAACCACTTCACATCGAGAGCGAAGCCCACCTCGAGGACGTCGTGGACGACCATAACGTCGTCCTCGTGGACTTCTTCGCGACGTGGTGTGGCCCGTGTCAGATGCTCGAGCCCGTCCTCGAGACGCTGGCGGCAGAGACCGACGCCGTGATCGCGAAGGTCGACGTCGACGAACACCAGCAACTCGCGGGTGCCTACGGCGTTCGCGGCGTGCCGACGCTCGCGCTCTTCGCGGACGGCGAGCAGGTCGAACAGCAAACCGGCGCGCTGCCGGAGGACCACCTTCGCGACCTAATCGAACGCCACACCGAATAA
- a CDS encoding DUF7512 family protein, with protein sequence MIEAGALPAPVQATLLVGIILVQAVTLYAGYGALERVATPLIDTITNAR encoded by the coding sequence GTGATCGAAGCCGGCGCGCTCCCAGCACCCGTCCAGGCAACGCTCCTCGTGGGAATCATCCTCGTTCAGGCGGTTACCCTCTACGCCGGCTACGGGGCCCTCGAGCGAGTTGCAACGCCGCTGATCGACACGATCACCAACGCACGATAG
- a CDS encoding universal stress protein: MKAVLATDLSAASEATIENETCLECLGRIGIEEIHLVTVVPSNVHAGMPGIDFEKRRRKSIRKYERVIETAGFNVEVHVVRGTPHRRIRGIAETIGASLTVVGSRGKSPLENRVIGSTARNLARTTETPLIVNRIEREADEPSVLRQHLFQRILYATDFSENAREAFETFSYLRHATQEATLVHVETPKDPEPTADDGSDSRLSELAAKLEEWDIETRNEVRQGDPADEILAVEDAVDPTTILVGSRGHSRLRRLLLGSVSEDLVARANGNVMLVPPA; this comes from the coding sequence ATGAAAGCGGTACTCGCCACTGACCTCTCGGCTGCCAGCGAGGCGACCATCGAGAACGAGACCTGCCTCGAGTGTCTCGGCCGAATCGGGATCGAGGAGATCCATCTGGTGACGGTCGTTCCGTCGAACGTCCACGCCGGAATGCCGGGCATCGACTTCGAAAAGCGACGCCGGAAGTCGATCCGGAAGTACGAGCGCGTCATCGAAACCGCCGGCTTCAACGTCGAGGTACACGTCGTCCGTGGAACGCCACACAGACGGATCCGGGGCATCGCCGAGACGATCGGTGCCAGCCTCACAGTCGTCGGCTCGCGAGGAAAGAGTCCACTCGAGAACCGGGTCATCGGGTCGACGGCCCGAAATCTCGCGCGGACGACGGAGACGCCCCTGATCGTCAATCGAATCGAGCGCGAGGCCGACGAGCCGTCCGTCCTCAGACAGCACCTCTTCCAGCGAATCCTTTATGCGACCGATTTCTCCGAAAACGCCCGAGAAGCGTTCGAGACGTTCTCGTACCTGCGTCACGCGACACAGGAAGCGACGCTCGTTCACGTCGAGACGCCGAAGGACCCGGAGCCGACGGCGGACGACGGCTCCGACTCCCGACTGTCCGAGCTCGCGGCGAAACTCGAGGAGTGGGACATCGAGACGCGAAACGAGGTTCGACAGGGCGATCCGGCCGACGAAATTCTCGCCGTCGAAGACGCCGTCGATCCGACGACGATCCTCGTCGGCTCACGGGGCCACAGTCGACTTCGCCGGCTCTTGCTCGGCAGCGTTTCGGAGGATCTCGTCGCTCGAGCGAACGGAAACGTGATGCTGGTTCCCCCGGCGTAA
- a CDS encoding helix-turn-helix domain-containing protein produces the protein MANSMAAQLQQDMECEGLLECIHGLKQLDKDCFRAMVESEEPLTIDEVAERVDRERSTAYRSIQRLLQSGFIQKEQINYDQGGYYHVYHPTDPSQIADDMQRMLNDWYAKMGQLIHEFEDKYEQTDADVPAQG, from the coding sequence ATGGCGAATTCGATGGCAGCACAACTCCAGCAAGATATGGAGTGCGAAGGATTGCTGGAGTGTATTCACGGCCTCAAACAACTCGACAAAGATTGCTTTCGCGCGATGGTCGAAAGCGAAGAGCCGTTGACGATCGACGAGGTCGCAGAACGCGTCGACCGCGAGCGCTCGACGGCCTATCGCTCGATCCAACGACTGCTCCAGAGCGGGTTCATCCAGAAAGAGCAGATCAACTACGATCAGGGCGGGTACTACCACGTCTACCACCCGACCGACCCGTCACAGATCGCAGACGACATGCAGCGGATGTTGAACGACTGGTACGCGAAGATGGGCCAACTCATCCACGAGTTCGAGGACAAGTACGAACAGACCGATGCCGACGTTCCCGCACAGGGCTAA
- a CDS encoding DsrE family protein, which produces MESTTPDPPVDSIGIVLETADAERAWNALRLGLTALEDGHEVSVFLLGEGVEAEEITDERFDVRDRMEAFVDAGGDLQACGTCLEIRNSEESEYCPMSTMADLLEIVTSTDRVLTIG; this is translated from the coding sequence ATGGAGTCAACGACGCCGGATCCACCGGTCGATAGCATCGGAATCGTTCTCGAGACGGCAGATGCCGAACGAGCCTGGAACGCGCTCCGCCTCGGACTTACGGCGCTCGAGGACGGCCACGAGGTTTCGGTGTTCCTCCTCGGGGAGGGTGTCGAAGCCGAGGAGATCACCGACGAGCGCTTCGACGTTCGCGACCGGATGGAAGCGTTCGTCGATGCGGGTGGCGACCTGCAGGCGTGTGGAACGTGTCTGGAAATTCGCAACAGCGAGGAGAGCGAGTACTGTCCGATGTCGACGATGGCGGACCTCCTCGAGATCGTCACGTCGACCGATCGCGTCCTGACGATCGGGTAG
- a CDS encoding sulfurtransferase TusA family protein — translation MSSEYDTTETLDVKGQSCPMPIVKTKQAIDNLEDGAVLEVVSTDSGSMSDMQGWADGTDGVELLEQVEDGDLYIHYVEKAP, via the coding sequence ATGAGTTCGGAATACGATACCACGGAGACGCTCGACGTGAAAGGACAGTCGTGCCCGATGCCCATCGTCAAAACCAAGCAAGCGATCGACAATCTCGAGGACGGCGCTGTTCTCGAGGTCGTATCGACCGATTCGGGCAGCATGAGCGACATGCAGGGCTGGGCCGACGGCACCGACGGAGTCGAACTCCTCGAGCAGGTCGAGGACGGAGACCTCTACATCCATTACGTCGAGAAGGCACCGTAA
- a CDS encoding sulfite exporter TauE/SafE family protein → MEFLGLSVALIVLFVSFGFMVGVLFGFFGMGGSFLITPTLLLLDYPASVAIGSGLAFYFGTSVIAVLKHYDVGQVDYKLGAVLFVVLSIGIELGSRLVFGLEAIGIANLVTGIAYVVLLAGIGALFLRRAARLDDDDEDTDENDASDDEIPAIGQQIQSYDVPPMLSLTSGGRASVWTITGAGGSVGLVSGLIGVGGGFIRMPAIYYLIGTPLTAAVGTSLFAGLFSGAFGTFTYGMSGGVDLTVVSLLLVGSALGARIGSAATTMVDEDDVIVYFGLMMVLASVGIALSELANWLGTDALDLVSVLLLVGSSFVVASMILYKVVQSTGSTDPSAQVNPDGGD, encoded by the coding sequence ATGGAGTTCCTGGGACTCAGTGTCGCGCTGATAGTGTTGTTCGTGAGTTTCGGCTTCATGGTCGGGGTTCTCTTCGGCTTCTTCGGGATGGGCGGGTCCTTCCTGATCACGCCGACGCTGTTGCTCCTCGATTACCCCGCCTCGGTCGCGATCGGCAGCGGATTGGCGTTTTACTTCGGCACCTCCGTGATCGCCGTGTTGAAACACTACGACGTCGGCCAAGTCGACTACAAACTCGGGGCGGTCTTGTTCGTCGTCCTCTCGATCGGGATCGAACTCGGGAGTCGACTCGTCTTCGGGTTAGAGGCGATCGGAATTGCTAACCTCGTCACCGGAATCGCGTACGTCGTCCTGCTGGCGGGAATCGGCGCGCTGTTTTTGCGCCGCGCCGCCAGACTCGACGACGATGACGAGGATACCGACGAGAACGACGCAAGCGACGACGAGATCCCGGCAATCGGCCAGCAAATCCAGTCGTACGACGTGCCGCCGATGCTCTCTCTCACCTCCGGGGGTCGGGCCTCCGTGTGGACGATCACGGGCGCCGGCGGCAGCGTCGGCCTCGTCTCCGGGCTCATCGGCGTCGGCGGCGGCTTCATCCGTATGCCGGCGATCTACTACCTGATCGGGACGCCACTGACGGCCGCCGTCGGGACCAGCCTGTTCGCCGGGCTGTTCTCTGGCGCCTTCGGGACGTTCACGTACGGGATGTCGGGCGGTGTCGACCTGACGGTCGTCTCGCTGTTGTTGGTCGGCAGCGCCCTCGGTGCCCGAATCGGCTCGGCAGCAACGACGATGGTCGACGAGGACGACGTGATCGTTTACTTCGGGCTCATGATGGTACTCGCCAGCGTCGGAATCGCCCTCAGCGAACTCGCGAACTGGCTCGGGACGGACGCCCTCGACCTCGTGAGCGTCCTCTTGCTCGTCGGCTCGTCGTTCGTCGTCGCATCGATGATCCTCTACAAGGTCGTTCAGTCGACCGGATCGACCGACCCGAGCGCGCAGGTGAATCCTGACGGCGGTGACTAA
- a CDS encoding class I SAM-dependent methyltransferase yields MGFHTFPVERADKLEDPSRYRFCSREELIEMLGLEAGSNADADAVVADLGSGTGFYSRDVAPFVDALYAVDIQAEMHERHREEGVPETVELVTAGVDSLPFDDGELDGAFSTMTHHEYATDETMAELARVIRVGGRLVTVDWSATGTGDDGPSMDERFGPDDVSSQLEGAGFSVERVHDRPETFAIVAKR; encoded by the coding sequence ATGGGATTTCACACGTTCCCCGTCGAGCGCGCCGACAAACTCGAGGACCCGTCTCGCTACCGCTTTTGCTCGCGTGAGGAACTGATCGAGATGCTCGGCCTCGAGGCCGGGAGCAACGCCGACGCCGACGCCGTCGTCGCCGACCTGGGATCGGGAACGGGCTTTTACTCGCGGGACGTCGCTCCGTTCGTCGACGCGCTCTACGCCGTCGACATTCAAGCGGAGATGCACGAGCGCCACCGCGAGGAGGGCGTCCCAGAAACCGTCGAATTAGTCACGGCGGGCGTCGACTCGCTGCCCTTCGACGACGGCGAACTGGACGGGGCCTTCTCCACGATGACCCACCACGAGTACGCCACGGACGAGACGATGGCCGAACTCGCTCGCGTGATCCGCGTGGGCGGCCGACTCGTCACCGTCGATTGGTCCGCGACGGGAACGGGTGACGACGGCCCGTCGATGGACGAACGCTTCGGTCCGGACGACGTCTCGAGTCAACTCGAGGGGGCCGGATTCAGCGTCGAACGCGTCCACGACCGTCCGGAGACGTTCGCCATCGTCGCGAAACGATAA
- a CDS encoding DUF2267 domain-containing protein: MNFDEFTGEIQHRLELPDTGRTVRAIRATLMTLGERIPDGAARDLAASLPIEIKWYMTGAVEEHGQRFDWQEFLSRVSDREGDRTDRSEAAYHSRVIVDLVAAQVPPSDFEQLRNQLPESGDDENWGKLFEVVDSGGWGDAQEAQTGGGPQPVAGPGADSESAGADDETEE; this comes from the coding sequence ATGAACTTCGACGAGTTCACCGGCGAAATACAGCACCGACTCGAACTGCCGGACACCGGGCGAACCGTCCGCGCGATCCGTGCGACGCTCATGACGCTCGGCGAGCGGATTCCCGATGGCGCGGCCCGGGACCTCGCGGCGTCGTTGCCGATCGAAATCAAGTGGTACATGACCGGTGCGGTCGAAGAACACGGGCAGCGATTCGACTGGCAGGAGTTCCTCTCGAGGGTGAGCGACCGGGAGGGCGATCGAACTGACAGATCGGAAGCCGCCTACCACTCGCGGGTTATCGTCGACCTCGTCGCGGCGCAGGTGCCGCCGTCGGATTTCGAACAACTCCGAAATCAACTCCCCGAGAGCGGCGACGACGAGAACTGGGGGAAACTGTTCGAAGTGGTCGACAGCGGCGGCTGGGGCGACGCACAGGAGGCACAGACCGGCGGCGGACCACAGCCGGTGGCCGGGCCGGGGGCGGACTCCGAATCGGCTGGTGCGGACGACGAAACCGAGGAGTAA